A stretch of Ipomoea triloba cultivar NCNSP0323 chromosome 13, ASM357664v1 DNA encodes these proteins:
- the LOC116002283 gene encoding transcriptional activator hap3-like, giving the protein MNADDNTNANMNADNAAAAGPQRRRTAQKDIPLSTVLKIMREAIPRSARIADEAKETVQKCVTEFIHYVTAKANERAKQERRKTVTTEDLIWAMRALGLGSYAEELTDFITDYRAKHVHGRAASHPLPPPVQQVPFMQGFPVPGFAPGPMNDGAGGSASSSSPSFGGDYFFDPSYPPTNFNG; this is encoded by the coding sequence ATGAACGCCGACGACAACACGAACGCAAACATGAACGCCGACAATGCGGCGGCGGCCGGTCCGCAACGGAGGCGCACGGCGCAAAAGGACATTCCGTTGTCGACCGTGCTCAAAATCATGCGGGAGGCTATCCCGAGATCGGCTCGGATCGCCGACGAGGCGAAGGAGACGGTGCAAAAATGCGTTACGGAGTTCATCCACTACGTCACCGCCAAGGCCAACGAGAGGGCCAAGCAGGAGAGGCGCAAGACGGTCACCACCGAGGATTTAATCTGGGCGATGAGAGCGCTCGGTTTGGGAAGCTACGCCGAGGAACTTACTGATTTTATAACTGACTACCGTGCAAAGCACGTGCACGGCCGTGCGGCTAGTCACCCCCTGCCGCCGCCAGTCCAGCAGGTGCCTTTTATGCAGGGCTTTCCGGTGCCGGGGTTTGCTCCCGGACCGATGAACGACGGCGCCGGTGGTTCCGCCTCCTCCTCTTCCCCCTCCTTCGGCGGTGACTATTTTTTTGATCCCTCATACCCACCTACCAACTTTAACGGTTGA
- the LOC116000990 gene encoding uncharacterized protein LOC116000990 — MDQEFNALLQNQTWCLVPPTASMNIIGCKWVFRTKRKADGSVERYKARLVAKGFNQVPGQDFFDTFSPADVSLFYYSRGSATVYLLVYVDDILVMSNEHGALEALLSKLSSTFKIRDLGEPGFFLGIETVKCADGVLLSQRRYMTDILKRAGMTDCKPVSTPTTTSKTISTCTDPYDDPTQYRSIAGALQYLTITRPDLSFAVNLLCQHMHAPTTAHWEQLKRVLRYVKGTMSLGLRLRKSSSGELHAFSDSDWAGCPTDRKSTSGHAVFLGTNLVSWVCKKQRTVARSSTEAEYKALADVCAEVLWILSLLREIGISPLPVPKLWCDNLGATYMCANPIFHARTKHVEIDYHFVRDRVAAGDIQVHFISTKDQLADIFTK, encoded by the exons atggatcaggagttcaatgccttgttgcagaatcagacatggtgcttggttcctcccactgcgtctatgaatattattggctgcaagtgggtgtttcgcacgaaaaggaaggctgatggatctgttgagcgctacaaggccaggctcgtggctaaagggtttaatcaggtcccgggtcaagatttctttgacactttcagcccgg ctgatgtttcgttattttattattctcgtggatcggctactgtttacctgcttgtttatgtggatgatattcttgttatgagcaatgagcatggtgcattggaggctttgctctccaagctctctagtactttcaagattagagatcttggtgagcctgggtttttccttgggattgaaacagtcaagtgtgcagatggagtgttgctttctcagcgcaggtatatgactgacatacttaaacgagctggtatgacagactgcaaacctgtgtctacacctactacgacttcaaagacaatatctacctgtacagatccatatgatgatcccacgcaataccggagcattgcaggtgcactacagtacctaactatcacgagaccagatttatcctttgcagttaatctgctttgtcagcacatgcatgctccaaccactgcacactgggaacaactgaaacgtgtgttaaggtatgttaaaggtactatgtctttgggtttgcgattgagaaagtcaagttcaggtgagcttcatgcattctcggattctgactgggctggttgtcctacggatagaaagtctactagtgggcatgctgtgtttcttggaaccaatctagtgtcctgggtatgcaagaaacaaaggactgttgctcgatcttctactgaagcagagtacaaggctcttgcagatgtatgtgctgaagttctgtggatcctctctttgctgcgagaaataggaatttcacctcttccagtgcccaaactttggtgtgacaatcttggagctacttatatgtgtgctaatcctatttttcatgctcgcacaaagcatgtcgaaattgattatcactttgtgagagacagagtagctgcaggagacattcaggtgcactttatttctactaaggatcagctagctgatattttcaccaag
- the LOC116002286 gene encoding transcriptional activator hap3-like, protein MNADNAAAAGPQRRRTAQNDIPLSTVLKIMREAIQRSARIAEEAKETVQKCVTEFIHYVTAKANERAKQERRKTVTTEDLIWAMRALGLGSYAEELTDFITDYRAKHVHGRASTHPLPPPPVQQVPFILGFPVPGFAAGPMNDGAGGSASSSSSPSFGGV, encoded by the coding sequence ATGAACGCCGACAATGCGGCGGCGGCCGGTCCGCAACGGAGGCGCACGGCGCAAAACGACATTCCGTTGTCGACCGTCCTCAAAATCATGCGGGAGGCTATCCAGAGATCGGCTCGGATCGCCGAGGAAGCGAAGGAGACGGTGCAAAAATGCGTGACGGAGTTCATCCACTACGTCACCGCCAAGGCGAACGAGCGCGCCAAGCAGGAGAGGCGCAAGACGGTGACCACCGAGGATCTAATCTGGGCGATGAGAGCGCTCGGTTTGGGAAGCTACGCCGAGGAGCTTACTGATTTCATAACTGACTACCGTGCAAAGCACGTGCACGGCCGTGCGTCCACCCACCCCCTGCCGCCGCCGCCAGTCCAGCAAGTACCGTTTATTCTGGGTTTTCCGGTGCCGGGGTTTGCTGCCGGACCGATGAACGATGGCGCCGGTGGTtccgcctcctcctcctcttccccCTCCTTCGGCGGAGTATGA